The following proteins are co-located in the Echinicola sp. 20G genome:
- a CDS encoding MTH1187 family thiamine-binding protein, giving the protein MKTINLGIQIVPKSKSLSAYDLVDKAIEVIKASGVKYEVTPFETVMEGEESQLMQIAKEAQEAVLAAGADEVLVYYRMQIRKDADVTIDEKTAKHKQA; this is encoded by the coding sequence ATGAAAACCATTAATTTAGGAATCCAAATTGTCCCAAAAAGTAAATCGCTCAGCGCGTATGACTTGGTTGACAAAGCCATTGAGGTCATCAAAGCTTCCGGCGTCAAATATGAAGTAACTCCTTTTGAAACTGTCATGGAGGGGGAAGAAAGCCAATTGATGCAGATTGCGAAAGAAGCCCAGGAAGCAGTACTGGCTGCAGGCGCCGACGAGGTTTTGGTATACTACAGAATGCAAATCCGTAAAGATGCAGATGTCACCATTGACGAAAAAACTGCCAAGCACAAACAAGCTTAA
- a CDS encoding replication-associated recombination protein A: protein MSQEPLAERMRPTRLEDLIGQSHLTAPNTFLFRAIKNGTVPSLILWGPPGVGKTTIANIIANEVKAPFYTLSAISAGVKDIRAVIEKAKFQQGVVLFIDEIHRFNKSQQDALLGAVEKGQIRLIGATTENPSFEVNAALLSRCQVFTLNSLEKKDLEAMIQQALEHDILMKKKNVELKETEALLRLSGGDGRKLLNLLEIVVNAIPEDPIVVTNDKVTAIAQQKVAIYDKSGEQHYDIISAFIKSIRGSDPNAAVYWLARMIEGGEDVKFIARRLVILASEDIGNANPNALLLATQAFEAVKIIGYPEARIILSQCVTYLASSAKSNASYVAINQAQAIARQEGDLPVPIHLRNAPTKLMKDLNYGKGYKYAHDYEGNFVEEEFMPDKLKGVKLYDPGRNARENDLRKNLQKMWGKKYGY from the coding sequence ATGAGTCAAGAGCCATTAGCGGAGCGGATGAGGCCAACGAGGCTGGAAGACCTGATAGGACAGTCTCATTTGACTGCCCCAAATACCTTTCTATTTAGAGCCATAAAAAATGGAACAGTTCCCTCTTTGATTCTTTGGGGACCTCCTGGCGTAGGGAAAACAACCATTGCCAATATTATAGCCAATGAGGTGAAAGCTCCTTTTTATACCCTTAGTGCCATTAGTGCGGGGGTAAAGGATATCCGTGCGGTGATTGAGAAGGCCAAGTTCCAGCAAGGAGTAGTGCTGTTTATAGATGAGATCCATCGGTTTAATAAATCTCAGCAGGATGCTTTATTGGGAGCAGTAGAGAAGGGGCAAATCAGGTTGATTGGTGCCACTACAGAAAACCCTTCCTTTGAGGTGAATGCTGCATTACTTTCCCGTTGTCAGGTTTTTACCTTAAATTCTTTGGAAAAAAAGGACTTGGAAGCCATGATCCAGCAGGCCTTGGAGCATGATATTCTAATGAAAAAAAAGAATGTTGAGCTTAAGGAGACAGAGGCTTTATTGAGGTTGTCCGGTGGTGATGGAAGAAAACTACTTAACCTATTGGAGATAGTTGTCAATGCCATTCCAGAAGATCCTATTGTTGTTACCAATGATAAAGTTACAGCCATTGCCCAACAAAAAGTGGCGATTTACGATAAGTCTGGAGAGCAACACTATGATATCATTTCCGCTTTTATCAAATCGATAAGGGGTTCAGATCCAAACGCAGCGGTCTATTGGTTGGCGAGGATGATAGAAGGTGGAGAGGATGTGAAATTTATTGCTAGAAGGTTGGTGATTTTGGCTTCTGAGGATATCGGCAATGCCAATCCAAATGCGTTGCTGCTTGCTACTCAGGCTTTTGAAGCAGTTAAGATCATCGGCTACCCGGAAGCAAGAATTATTCTTTCGCAGTGTGTCACTTATCTGGCGAGTTCAGCCAAAAGTAATGCAAGTTATGTGGCTATCAATCAAGCACAGGCCATTGCCAGGCAGGAGGGGGATTTGCCAGTACCCATTCATTTAAGAAACGCTCCAACCAAGTTGATGAAAGATCTTAATTATGGCAAAGGCTACAAATATGCCCATGACTATGAAGGGAATTTTGTGGAGGAGGAGTTTATGCCTGATAAACTCAAAGGAGTTAAGCTATATGATCCGGGAAGAAATGCCCGTGAAAATGACCTGAGGAAAAACCTTCAAAAAATGTGGGGTAAAAAATATGGGTACTGA
- a CDS encoding low specificity L-threonine aldolase, giving the protein MNIDLRSDTVTQPTPAMLDAMWSAKVGDDVFEEDPTVAELENKLAGLFGMEAGLFCPSGTMTNQIAVKLHTGPQKEVICHKYSHIYLYEAGGIMSNAFASVKLLDGEYGKVAVEDVADAINADDIHAPETSLVALENTMNKGGGSVYSLEEVRPISELCRESKLKLHLDGARIFNALVKTGESAKAWGAMFDTISVCLSKGLGCPVGSVLLGDNETIKRSKRVRKAFGGGMRQAGFLAAAGIYALDHHVERLKEDHQRAEALASVLKLHPNVSEILPVSTNIVIAQLVGVTPKEMLDQLERKGIKAVAFGKDLIRFVTHLDFKDEHLEAFSQRIR; this is encoded by the coding sequence ATGAATATTGATTTAAGAAGTGACACGGTAACACAGCCAACTCCAGCGATGCTTGACGCCATGTGGTCTGCCAAAGTAGGGGATGATGTTTTTGAAGAAGACCCAACTGTAGCGGAACTAGAAAATAAATTGGCTGGTCTTTTTGGAATGGAGGCAGGGCTGTTTTGTCCTTCAGGTACCATGACCAACCAAATTGCAGTCAAGTTACATACCGGGCCTCAAAAAGAGGTGATTTGCCATAAATACTCTCATATTTACTTATATGAAGCAGGAGGGATTATGTCCAATGCCTTTGCTTCGGTGAAGCTGTTGGATGGTGAGTATGGGAAAGTAGCTGTAGAAGATGTAGCTGATGCGATAAATGCGGATGATATTCATGCACCGGAAACTTCCTTGGTAGCTTTGGAGAATACAATGAATAAAGGGGGAGGAAGCGTTTATTCTTTGGAGGAAGTTAGGCCGATTAGTGAGCTTTGTAGGGAGAGCAAACTTAAATTGCACTTGGATGGAGCACGGATTTTTAATGCTCTGGTCAAAACAGGGGAATCAGCGAAGGCTTGGGGAGCTATGTTTGATACCATATCAGTTTGTTTAAGCAAAGGGTTAGGTTGTCCTGTTGGCTCTGTACTTTTGGGAGATAATGAAACCATCAAAAGGTCGAAGAGAGTGAGAAAGGCTTTTGGAGGAGGAATGAGACAGGCAGGTTTTTTAGCTGCTGCTGGAATCTATGCGTTGGATCATCATGTTGAACGCTTAAAGGAGGATCATCAAAGGGCTGAAGCTTTAGCCTCTGTATTGAAGCTTCATCCGAATGTTTCTGAAATATTGCCTGTATCTACCAATATTGTCATTGCTCAATTGGTTGGTGTGACCCCAAAGGAAATGTTAGATCAATTGGAAAGAAAAGGGATCAAAGCTGTCGCTTTTGGGAAAGACCTGATTCGTTTTGTTACCCATCTTGATTTTAAGGATGAGCACCTAGAAGCATTTTCCCAAAGGATCAGGTAA